From the genome of Sinanaerobacter sp. ZZT-01:
GGATTGTGAAGCTGATAAGATTAAGATGGAAAGCACATGGGTTGAACTGGAATTGGATTCTTTAGACACGGTTGAATTGGTAATGAATCTTGAAGATGAATTCAGTATTTCACTAGAAATGAATGAGAATTTGAAAACAGTTGGAGACGTGGTAAAGGCAATTGATGCTGCATTGGAATAGGGGTTAATCATGATTAAAACACCAGTTTGTGAGATATTAGGAATCGAATATCCCATTTTCCAAGGTGGAATGGCGTGGATTGCGGATGCTGATTTAGCAGCCGCAGTTTCCAATGCTGGAGGTCTTGGGATTATTTCTGCAATGAATGCGAATGGGGAGTGGCTGCGAAGGGAAATTCATAAAGCGAGATCCCTTACCGATAAGCCGTTTGGGGTAAACATTATGTTAATGAGTCCGCATGTTGAAGAAGTTTCACAGCTAGTCGCAGAAGAAAAAGTGGCGGTGGTAGTAACCGGAGCCGGAAATCCGTCAAAGTATATGAAAGATTGGATTAAAGCTGGCATTAAAGTGATTCCTGTTGTTCCATCAACCGGGATTGCGAAGCTGGTAGCAAGAAATGGAGCGGTTGCTGTCATTGCTGAAGGAGGAGAATCCGGCGGACATATTGGAGAGATTACAACAATGGCATTGGTACCGCAGGTCTGTGACGCGGTGGATATTCCGGTTTTAGCTGCCGGAGGGATTGCGGACGGCAGAGGAGTTGCAGCAGCTTTTATGCTTGGAGCAGTCGGCGTGCAGCTGGGAACTCGGTTTTTAGTTGCCAAAGAATGTAATGTACATCAAAATTATAAACATAAAATATTGAAAGCAAAAGATATTGACACGATGACTACTGGGAAACGACTTGGTCATCCGGTTCGTACTTTAAAAACTCCATTTGCAAGAACCTTTTTGAAAATGGAATATAACAGTGAAGTATCAAATGAAGAATTAGAAAAATTCGGTGCAGGCTCATTGTACGCCGCTGCTATTTTAGGCGATGATAAAAAAGGCAGCTTTATGTCAGGTCAAATAGCTGCTATGGTAAAAAAGGAACAGACTGCGGCTGAGATCATTCAAGAAATCTTTACTGAAGCAGAAGAAGTGATTCGCGGAGGAACAAAATGGGTAAAATAGCTTTTGTATTTGCTGGGCAGGGAGCACAATATCCAGGGATGGGAAAAGAATTTTACGACAATAATGATGCAGCAAGAAATATCTTTGATCAGGTCGAAAGGCTGCGTCAGGGAACGAAGGAACAATGCTTTTTCGGAACAAAAGAAGAACTTTCTCTTACAGTGAATACACAGCCTTGTTTATTCACTGTTGATTTAGCTATTGCAGAAGCTTTAAAAGCAGAGGGGGTTTCTCCCGATGCAATCGCTGGATTTTCCCTAGGTGAAATTCCAGCTTTGATTTTTTCTAAGATGCTTACCTTGGAAGATGGTTTCGCTTTTGTCTGTAAACGTGGTGAAGCAATGCATGAAGCAGCGATGAAACATCCAGGTGGTATGGCAGCAGTATTAAAGTTAAGTGCAGAAACAGTAATTTCCTTATGTGATGCTGAGGCTGGAACATTTCCAGTTAATTTTAACAGCCTGGAACAAACGGTAGTTGCTGGAAAGAAAGAAGCAATGCCTTCTTTTATAAAAACTGTCAAGGAAGCGGGGGGAATGGCAATTCCACTTGCAGTCAGCGGTGCTTTTCACAGCCCCTTCATGAAAGAAGCTTCTTTGGAATTAGAAACCTTTTTGGAAAACATCCCTGTGCAGGATGCAATATATCCTGTATATGCAAATGTGAATGCAAAGCCTTATACAAAAGAAAACTTTAAAGAACGGATTACCAAACAAATTATGAGCCCAGTGTTATGGCAAGCTACGGTAGAGCATATGACAGAAGAAGGGTTTGATAGCTTTATTGAGGTAGGACCTGGAAAAACGCTTTCCGGTTTAATTAAAAAAATTGCACCGCAGGCATCCGTTTATAATGTTGAAAAAGAAAGTGATTTACATCGTGTTTTAGAAGAACTAAAATAATACACGGTGGTTTTAGGAG
Proteins encoded in this window:
- a CDS encoding acyl carrier protein, producing the protein MTTFEKVVNILVDAKDCEADKIKMESTWVELELDSLDTVELVMNLEDEFSISLEMNENLKTVGDVVKAIDAALE
- the fabD gene encoding ACP S-malonyltransferase produces the protein MGKIAFVFAGQGAQYPGMGKEFYDNNDAARNIFDQVERLRQGTKEQCFFGTKEELSLTVNTQPCLFTVDLAIAEALKAEGVSPDAIAGFSLGEIPALIFSKMLTLEDGFAFVCKRGEAMHEAAMKHPGGMAAVLKLSAETVISLCDAEAGTFPVNFNSLEQTVVAGKKEAMPSFIKTVKEAGGMAIPLAVSGAFHSPFMKEASLELETFLENIPVQDAIYPVYANVNAKPYTKENFKERITKQIMSPVLWQATVEHMTEEGFDSFIEVGPGKTLSGLIKKIAPQASVYNVEKESDLHRVLEELK
- the fabK gene encoding enoyl-[acyl-carrier-protein] reductase FabK; translated protein: MIKTPVCEILGIEYPIFQGGMAWIADADLAAAVSNAGGLGIISAMNANGEWLRREIHKARSLTDKPFGVNIMLMSPHVEEVSQLVAEEKVAVVVTGAGNPSKYMKDWIKAGIKVIPVVPSTGIAKLVARNGAVAVIAEGGESGGHIGEITTMALVPQVCDAVDIPVLAAGGIADGRGVAAAFMLGAVGVQLGTRFLVAKECNVHQNYKHKILKAKDIDTMTTGKRLGHPVRTLKTPFARTFLKMEYNSEVSNEELEKFGAGSLYAAAILGDDKKGSFMSGQIAAMVKKEQTAAEIIQEIFTEAEEVIRGGTKWVK